One stretch of Streptomyces peucetius DNA includes these proteins:
- a CDS encoding MFS transporter: MPLALLALAVGAFGIGTTEFVIMGLLPEVAADFGVSIPTSGLLVTGYALGVVVGAPLMTALGTKVSRKRMLMLLMGLFVLGNVVSALAPGFGMMLTGRIVASLAHGAFFGIGSVVAADLVAPDKKAGAIAMMFTGLTVANVVGVPGGTLIGQSVGWRTTFMIVALLGVIGLAGIARLVPDMPRPQGVRLRDEVAAFKNAQVLLAMAMTVLGFGGVFAAITYIAPMMTGVAGFADTSVTWLLVLFGAGMVGGNLIGGKYADKHLMPLLYITLSALALVLGLFTLTAHHKVAAAVSIVLIGALGFATVPPLQKRVLDQAHGAPTLASAVNIGAFNLGNALSAWLGGMVIAAGMGLTAPNWVGALLAAAALVLAVLSAALERREARPGSRVVTGSTAAATTAEAAAPATAAHH; the protein is encoded by the coding sequence ATGCCTCTCGCCCTGCTGGCTCTGGCGGTCGGTGCCTTCGGCATCGGCACCACCGAGTTCGTGATCATGGGGCTGCTGCCTGAGGTCGCGGCCGACTTCGGGGTGTCGATCCCCACCTCCGGTCTGCTGGTGACCGGCTACGCCCTCGGTGTGGTGGTCGGTGCCCCGCTGATGACCGCGCTGGGCACGAAGGTGTCCCGCAAGCGGATGCTGATGCTGCTGATGGGCCTGTTCGTGCTCGGCAACGTCGTGTCGGCCCTGGCGCCCGGCTTCGGCATGATGCTCACCGGCCGCATCGTGGCCTCACTGGCCCACGGCGCGTTCTTCGGCATCGGCTCAGTGGTGGCCGCGGACCTCGTCGCCCCCGACAAGAAGGCCGGGGCCATCGCGATGATGTTCACCGGTCTGACGGTCGCCAACGTCGTCGGTGTCCCCGGCGGCACCCTCATCGGCCAGTCCGTCGGCTGGCGCACCACCTTCATGATCGTCGCGCTGCTCGGCGTGATCGGCTTGGCCGGCATCGCGCGGCTAGTGCCCGACATGCCCAGGCCCCAGGGAGTAAGGCTGCGGGACGAGGTGGCCGCGTTCAAGAATGCCCAGGTACTGCTGGCGATGGCGATGACCGTCCTCGGCTTCGGCGGCGTGTTCGCCGCGATCACCTACATCGCCCCGATGATGACCGGGGTCGCCGGCTTCGCCGACACCTCCGTCACCTGGCTGCTGGTCCTCTTCGGTGCCGGCATGGTCGGCGGCAACCTGATCGGCGGCAAGTACGCCGACAAGCACCTGATGCCCCTGCTCTACATCACCCTGTCCGCTCTCGCCCTGGTCCTCGGCCTGTTCACGCTGACCGCGCACCACAAGGTCGCGGCCGCCGTCTCGATCGTGCTGATCGGTGCGCTCGGCTTCGCGACCGTGCCTCCACTGCAGAAGCGTGTCCTGGACCAGGCCCACGGCGCCCCGACCCTGGCCTCCGCCGTCAACATCGGAGCCTTCAACCTCGGCAACGCGCTGTCCGCGTGGCTCGGCGGCATGGTGATCGCGGCCGGGATGGGGCTGACCGCCCCCAACTGGGTCGGCGCCCTTCTCGCGGCGGCCGCCCTGGTGCTGGCCGTCCTGTCCGCCGCTCTCGAACGCCGCGAGGCCCGGCCCGGCAGCCGTGTCGTCACCGGCTCCACGGCCGCGGCGACCACGGCGGAGGCAGCGGCCCCCGCCACCGCGGCCCACCACTGA